One genomic segment of Candidatus Margulisiibacteriota bacterium includes these proteins:
- a CDS encoding 6-pyruvoyl-tetrahydropterin synthase-related protein — protein sequence MKEERLDTARKPANKLRGFLASWKPRRSVAGFQLSFESVADLVILALILVFFLSFFAPNQLFSSTITTGGDTGSHYNTAVYLKEALLPQGKIMGWMMGNYAGFPLFYHYFPLPFVLMAGLSFILPLQIAFKLISVLGIFLLPLSIYFSFRALKYDFPVPITSALFTLPFLFNEANSMWGANIPSTLAGEISYSLGISLAFLFFGTLYAGIRDKKWIILNGLLVCLLGLSHGYSLIFGLVIGSYFLFSRQSFKDNLWYLVRVFGLGTLLLGFWFLPFLATLPYVTEYVTAWYIKSIFEVLPRVLIPGAILSLLAIFLNLFDRRTWYFIYTIALCLLLYFLGPRIGVLDIRFIPILQIFIAIFGATLPLVFLKEMNFKQALPGILLLSVILWTAVNVTFIKGWIAWNYSGFDGKNTWPLLQQISTHLRSPDNGRVVYEHSPLHNAFGTERVFESLPLFAQRNTLEGLYMQSSPSSPFIFYIQSEVSKVCSGPFPQYQYTHLNLPTALPHLLLFNVAQYIVRTPEAKKAAAETPGFQLEKTFGEYQIYRLTGNDGHYVVPLRYEPVFFRTDKWKLASFDWFRNYTGDEPFLVFRDDPRFKEKASDLSALPKVPLKMAQPEIKETIKNEEIIFDTNLIGQPHLIKVSYHPNWQVEGADKVYFVSPSFMLVYPQQTHVRLYFGQTIWNYLGEGMTLVGLMLVLFSLIRCVKVSHLLFPSSDPPK from the coding sequence GTGAAGGAAGAGCGGTTAGACACTGCGAGGAAACCTGCGAATAAACTTCGCGGTTTCCTCGCGAGTTGGAAGCCGCGACGTTCAGTCGCAGGATTCCAACTCTCTTTCGAGTCCGTCGCCGATCTGGTAATTCTGGCGCTTATTCTGGTCTTCTTCTTAAGTTTCTTTGCCCCGAACCAGCTTTTTTCCAGCACGATCACGACCGGCGGCGACACCGGCTCGCACTATAATACCGCCGTCTATCTGAAAGAGGCCCTCCTGCCACAGGGGAAGATCATGGGGTGGATGATGGGGAATTATGCCGGCTTCCCGCTCTTCTACCATTATTTCCCTCTCCCCTTCGTCCTGATGGCCGGCCTTAGTTTTATTTTGCCGCTGCAGATCGCTTTCAAGCTCATTTCCGTTCTCGGGATCTTTCTCCTCCCGCTCTCCATCTATTTCTCTTTCCGGGCGCTAAAGTACGACTTCCCGGTCCCGATCACCTCCGCCCTCTTCACCCTCCCCTTCCTCTTCAACGAAGCCAACAGCATGTGGGGGGCCAATATTCCGAGCACCCTGGCCGGCGAGATCTCGTACAGTCTCGGCATCTCACTCGCTTTTCTTTTCTTCGGGACGCTCTATGCTGGGATAAGGGATAAAAAGTGGATTATCCTGAACGGCCTGCTGGTTTGCCTGCTCGGGCTAAGTCACGGTTACTCGCTCATTTTTGGCTTGGTCATCGGCTCGTATTTTCTCTTCAGCCGGCAGTCGTTCAAAGACAATCTCTGGTATCTCGTCCGGGTCTTTGGCCTGGGAACGCTCCTGCTCGGTTTCTGGTTCCTCCCCTTCCTCGCCACCCTCCCCTATGTCACAGAATACGTCACCGCCTGGTATATCAAATCGATCTTTGAGGTCCTCCCCCGCGTCTTGATCCCGGGAGCGATCTTAAGCCTCCTCGCCATCTTTCTCAACCTATTTGACCGCCGCACCTGGTATTTTATTTACACTATCGCCCTTTGCCTCCTCCTCTATTTTCTCGGCCCCCGGATTGGCGTCCTCGACATCCGCTTCATCCCAATTTTACAGATATTTATCGCCATCTTTGGCGCGACCCTCCCGCTCGTCTTCCTCAAGGAAATGAACTTCAAGCAGGCGCTTCCCGGGATACTCCTCCTCTCCGTCATCCTCTGGACGGCGGTCAACGTTACTTTCATTAAAGGGTGGATCGCCTGGAACTACAGCGGCTTTGACGGCAAGAACACCTGGCCCCTCCTGCAACAGATCAGCACCCACCTCCGCTCGCCCGACAACGGACGGGTGGTGTATGAACACTCGCCACTCCATAACGCCTTCGGCACCGAGCGGGTCTTTGAGTCGCTCCCGTTATTTGCCCAACGGAACACGCTGGAAGGGCTCTACATGCAATCCTCCCCCAGCTCGCCGTTCATCTTTTATATCCAGTCGGAAGTTTCCAAAGTTTGTTCCGGCCCCTTCCCGCAGTACCAATACACCCATCTTAACCTGCCGACCGCTTTGCCTCACCTCCTCCTGTTCAACGTCGCCCAATATATCGTCCGGACACCGGAAGCCAAAAAGGCGGCCGCCGAGACCCCGGGCTTTCAACTGGAAAAAACATTCGGCGAATACCAGATCTATCGTCTAACCGGGAACGACGGGCATTATGTCGTTCCACTGCGGTACGAGCCGGTCTTCTTCCGGACAGATAAGTGGAAGCTGGCCTCATTCGACTGGTTCCGCAATTACACCGGTGACGAACCTTTCCTTGTTTTCCGGGACGACCCTCGCTTCAAAGAGAAGGCGAGCGATTTGAGCGCTCTCCCCAAAGTACCGCTGAAGATGGCCCAGCCGGAGATCAAAGAGACGATCAAGAACGAAGAGATCATTTTCGACACCAACCTGATCGGCCAACCCCACCTGATCAAAGTCTCCTACCATCCCAACTGGCAGGTCGAAGGGGCCGACAAAGTCTATTTCGTCTCCCCGTCATTTATGCTCGTTTATCCCCAACAAACTCACGTTAGGTTATACTTCGGCCAGACGATCTGGAACTATCTGGGGGAGGGAATGACCCTGGTTGGGCTTATGTTGGTTCTGTTCTCCCTCATCCGATGTGTTAAAGTTTCGCACCTTCTCTTTCCCTCATCCGATCCGCCAAAGTAG
- a CDS encoding glycosyltransferase family 2 protein: MSEKPRLSLVIPVFNEAENLLPLHARLAKVLKNSYEIIFIDDGSTDNSLQVITTLHNQDFKVKAVSFSRNFGHMAALSAGLDVAQGDAVIMLDADLQHPPELVPELVRQWENGAEVVNTIRQETKGAGQLKGLTAGLFYWLINRIAKINLPAGSADYRLLDRKVVDTLKNVRERSRFLRGLISWIGFRQTFVEYEAEARTAGQSKYSFGKMFSFALDGITSFSAVPLRLSTYLGLAVAGLSFLYILYAVYIRLFTSRAIEGWTSVLVTVLFIGGIQLIFLGVIGEYLSRVFEETKQRPLYIISRQIGL; encoded by the coding sequence ATGTCAGAAAAGCCTAGGCTATCGCTCGTTATCCCGGTCTTTAATGAGGCGGAGAATCTCCTCCCGCTCCATGCCCGGCTGGCCAAAGTCCTCAAGAACAGCTACGAGATCATTTTCATCGACGACGGGAGCACGGACAACTCGCTCCAAGTCATTACCACCCTCCATAATCAGGATTTCAAGGTCAAAGCGGTCAGTTTCTCGCGTAACTTCGGCCATATGGCCGCCCTTTCCGCCGGCCTGGATGTCGCGCAGGGTGACGCGGTCATTATGCTCGACGCCGACCTCCAACATCCGCCGGAATTGGTCCCGGAACTGGTCCGGCAGTGGGAGAACGGGGCCGAAGTGGTCAACACGATCCGCCAAGAGACCAAGGGGGCCGGGCAATTGAAAGGGTTAACGGCCGGTCTCTTCTACTGGCTGATCAACCGGATCGCCAAGATCAACCTCCCGGCCGGTAGCGCCGACTACCGCCTCCTCGACCGGAAAGTGGTCGATACGTTGAAAAATGTCCGCGAACGCTCCCGTTTTCTCCGCGGCCTGATCAGCTGGATCGGTTTCCGGCAGACTTTCGTCGAATACGAAGCGGAGGCGCGAACCGCCGGCCAAAGCAAATACTCCTTCGGGAAAATGTTCTCCTTCGCCCTGGACGGGATCACTTCTTTCTCGGCCGTTCCACTGCGCTTATCTACCTATCTCGGTTTGGCCGTCGCCGGCCTAAGCTTCCTCTACATATTATATGCGGTCTATATCCGCCTCTTTACCAGCCGGGCGATCGAGGGTTGGACCTCGGTCCTGGTCACGGTCCTCTTCATCGGCGGGATCCAGCTGATCTTCCTCGGGGTGATCGGCGAGTATTTAAGCCGGGTCTTTGAAGAGACTAAACAGCGGCCGCTTTATATCATCAGCCGGCAGATCGGGTTATGA
- a CDS encoding DUF2079 domain-containing protein, which produces MTDRPPTFAETIENYRGLLRSFINWLKSLGQPRYAWFIVLAAVGYYIFTFSAYSILLHQTFQTQAFDAGIEDQGAWLLSQFSAPLVTVRGLNIFGDSITLYHFLAALALRLFRSINSLFILQALIIALGAVPLFFFARKELKHDWLAATVALAYLLYPALQNMNLEQYHPEAFTVTAMVLTLFFLQEKNYRYYYLWLALALIAKDEVSLTGIFLGLYLVLFKKEYVHGWWTAGLSLAWYLLCSRLFLPFFNEVGIFAAQPLTYSHWFRGLMANLFNPQFYLRQIFSPDSLAYYFGLLAPLAFIPLLGPAYMFLALPSLGLNVLSGTGYIRSIYYHYNYIQTAILFFALVDGLKFLRRRFFAADKAVKFLGWLVLVFALAGNFAFSHFPLPRQLPLLLERGNIYSAKANQARLDALQLIPADAKVSASSAFVPHLSHRREIYLFPNPFRPTLWGQWFQEGKGLPPALGHVDYLVIDQPNLSAEDGEILAYLVGSGRFAPLYERSQTMVLKRVPRQEPGRPSVTYRLTGPPNRPQGNISMLYFPESNYYFRNVLGEEVPPERPCSVEFTGFLLLPAGGRYSFLVASPSRCELTVQGKKIAGPAILAAGIYPFLLKYDNNGEPFGLKFIVLPPHGKKYIVTDGDLPAGNGPAIFRERLRQLALASGQGQPELVKNPGFEQALVNKPAGWLVECWQDDKAQCEYLLRPGARSGRNCAMVRHDGTADSRWVQEVKVEPDTTYRLAGWVKTAGVGPAGTGAFLQIAGTSLRTRILRGDNDWTLLEVTSRTPPNAERVKIECRLGDFGATTKGTAYFDEISLKKVPAWPK; this is translated from the coding sequence ATGACCGACCGGCCGCCAACCTTCGCCGAAACCATCGAGAATTATCGCGGGTTGCTCCGCTCATTTATCAATTGGCTAAAAAGCTTGGGCCAGCCGCGTTACGCCTGGTTCATCGTCCTGGCGGCGGTCGGCTACTACATTTTCACCTTCTCGGCTTATTCTATCCTCCTCCATCAGACCTTCCAGACCCAAGCCTTTGATGCCGGGATCGAGGACCAGGGAGCCTGGCTCCTCTCTCAATTCTCCGCTCCTTTGGTCACGGTCCGGGGGTTGAACATTTTTGGCGATTCGATCACCCTCTATCATTTCCTCGCCGCGCTCGCTCTCCGGCTCTTCCGCAGCATCAATAGCCTATTTATTCTCCAGGCGCTGATCATCGCCCTGGGCGCGGTCCCCCTCTTCTTCTTCGCGCGGAAAGAATTAAAACACGATTGGCTGGCGGCAACCGTCGCCCTGGCCTACCTCCTCTATCCCGCTCTGCAAAATATGAACCTGGAGCAATACCACCCGGAAGCTTTTACCGTAACCGCCATGGTCCTGACCCTCTTTTTTCTTCAGGAGAAAAATTACCGGTATTATTATCTTTGGCTCGCTCTAGCCTTGATCGCCAAGGACGAGGTTTCGTTGACCGGGATCTTCCTCGGCCTTTACCTGGTCCTCTTCAAAAAAGAATACGTACACGGTTGGTGGACCGCCGGCTTGAGCCTGGCCTGGTATCTCCTCTGTTCGCGCCTCTTCCTGCCGTTCTTTAATGAGGTCGGGATCTTCGCCGCGCAACCGCTGACCTACTCCCACTGGTTCCGGGGATTGATGGCCAACTTATTCAATCCGCAATTTTATCTGCGGCAAATTTTCAGCCCCGACAGCCTGGCCTATTATTTTGGCCTGCTCGCCCCGCTCGCCTTTATTCCGCTACTCGGCCCGGCCTATATGTTCCTCGCCCTCCCTTCGCTCGGGTTGAACGTCTTGAGCGGGACAGGCTATATCCGCTCGATCTATTATCATTATAATTATATCCAGACAGCCATTTTGTTTTTCGCGCTGGTTGACGGCCTTAAATTCCTCCGGCGGCGTTTTTTTGCCGCAGACAAAGCGGTCAAATTTCTCGGTTGGCTCGTCCTCGTTTTTGCCCTGGCCGGCAATTTCGCCTTCAGCCATTTTCCCCTGCCGCGCCAGCTCCCTCTGTTGCTGGAGCGCGGAAACATTTACTCTGCCAAAGCCAACCAGGCCAGACTGGACGCGCTCCAACTTATCCCGGCTGACGCCAAGGTCTCCGCCTCTTCGGCCTTTGTCCCCCACCTCTCCCATCGCCGGGAGATATATCTCTTCCCCAACCCTTTCCGGCCAACGCTCTGGGGACAATGGTTCCAAGAAGGGAAAGGTTTACCTCCGGCGCTCGGCCATGTTGACTACCTGGTCATCGACCAACCTAATCTCTCTGCGGAAGACGGGGAGATCCTGGCTTATCTGGTCGGCTCCGGACGGTTCGCTCCGCTCTATGAGCGGAGCCAAACCATGGTTTTGAAAAGAGTTCCGCGCCAGGAGCCGGGCCGGCCCAGTGTTACTTATCGCCTCACCGGACCACCCAACAGACCCCAGGGAAATATCTCTATGCTCTACTTTCCGGAGTCGAATTACTATTTCCGGAACGTGCTGGGCGAAGAAGTCCCCCCAGAGCGGCCATGCTCGGTCGAGTTCACCGGCTTTCTCCTTCTGCCGGCCGGCGGCCGGTATAGTTTTTTGGTAGCTAGCCCCTCCCGTTGTGAGTTGACTGTCCAGGGAAAAAAGATCGCCGGCCCGGCAATTTTGGCCGCCGGCATTTATCCTTTTCTCCTTAAATATGACAATAACGGCGAGCCGTTCGGTTTGAAGTTCATCGTCTTGCCACCTCACGGGAAAAAATATATCGTGACCGACGGCGATCTGCCGGCGGGGAATGGGCCGGCCATTTTCCGGGAGAGGCTCCGGCAACTGGCTCTGGCCAGCGGGCAAGGCCAGCCCGAATTGGTCAAGAACCCAGGCTTTGAACAAGCGCTCGTTAACAAGCCGGCCGGTTGGCTGGTGGAATGCTGGCAGGACGATAAAGCGCAGTGCGAGTATCTGCTTCGACCGGGAGCCAGGTCGGGACGAAACTGCGCCATGGTCCGGCACGACGGCACCGCCGATTCGCGCTGGGTCCAGGAAGTTAAGGTCGAGCCCGATACTACCTACCGGCTGGCCGGCTGGGTCAAGACGGCCGGCGTCGGCCCGGCGGGGACCGGGGCTTTTCTGCAGATCGCCGGGACTTCCCTCCGGACCAGGATCTTGCGGGGGGATAATGATTGGACCTTGCTGGAAGTGACCAGCCGCACACCACCGAATGCCGAACGGGTTAAAATAGAGTGCCGCCTCGGTGATTTTGGGGCGACGACCAAAGGGACGGCGTATTTCGACGAGATCAGTTTAAAAAAGGTGCCAGCATGGCCAAAGTGA
- a CDS encoding glycosyltransferase family 2 protein codes for MAKVIVIMPAYNAEKTLEKTFRDIPAGSVDEVLLGDDCSKDRTVEIARSLGIRVLRTPRNLGYGGNQKMLYKEALASGADVVVMVHPDWQYDATKVPQMVEPILQGKVDIMMGSRVLGGKRETLAGGMPLYKLASNKFLTLIENLTFRLNLSEYHTGFRAFSRKLLETIRFEDDSDDFVFDTEMLAQAAASGFRAGEIAVPCRYFAEASEINFWRSTVYGLQTLRVCGQYLLHKLGLGKFALFQPKC; via the coding sequence ATGGCCAAAGTGATCGTCATCATGCCGGCGTATAACGCCGAAAAGACGCTGGAGAAGACTTTTCGGGACATCCCGGCCGGATCGGTCGATGAGGTCCTCCTCGGCGACGATTGCTCGAAAGACCGCACCGTTGAGATCGCCCGCTCGCTCGGCATTCGCGTCTTGCGGACCCCGCGCAATCTCGGCTACGGCGGCAACCAGAAGATGCTCTATAAGGAAGCGCTGGCGAGCGGCGCCGATGTCGTCGTCATGGTCCACCCCGACTGGCAGTACGACGCGACTAAAGTCCCGCAGATGGTCGAACCAATCCTCCAGGGGAAAGTAGACATTATGATGGGATCAAGGGTCTTAGGCGGTAAAAGAGAAACGCTGGCCGGCGGCATGCCGCTCTACAAGTTGGCTTCAAACAAATTCCTGACCTTGATCGAAAACCTGACCTTTCGCCTCAACCTTTCGGAGTATCACACCGGTTTCCGCGCTTTCAGCCGGAAACTGCTGGAAACGATCCGCTTTGAAGACGATTCCGACGACTTTGTCTTTGACACCGAAATGCTCGCCCAAGCCGCCGCATCCGGTTTCAGGGCCGGCGAGATCGCCGTCCCCTGCCGCTACTTTGCCGAAGCTTCGGAGATCAACTTCTGGCGGAGCACCGTCTACGGCCTGCAAACGCTCCGGGTCTGCGGCCAGTATCTCCTCCATAAACTGGGCCTGGGAAAGTTTGCACTGTTCCAGCCAAAGTGCTAA
- a CDS encoding GspH/FimT family pseudopilin, which yields MSARGFTIIEAVIMIAVVGILSVITVIVISGSISNIQLGSAGDKLAADLRYAQSMAAGEGQWYGISFEVNPTNRYTLYTTTGTVDTVVNDPNQNGHSFIVYINTLFNVTLNATIEGGRKVEFSPLGTPYADKNNPTGISSEGIVTLTRGTSGRTVRITPNTGRIYSQ from the coding sequence ATGAGCGCGCGCGGGTTTACCATCATCGAAGCCGTTATCATGATCGCCGTGGTCGGCATCCTTTCGGTCATTACCGTCATCGTCATCTCCGGCTCGATCAGCAACATTCAACTGGGGAGCGCCGGCGATAAACTGGCCGCCGACCTCCGCTACGCCCAGTCGATGGCCGCCGGTGAGGGGCAGTGGTACGGGATCAGTTTTGAGGTCAATCCGACCAATCGCTACACCCTCTACACGACGACCGGCACCGTCGACACGGTCGTCAACGATCCTAACCAGAACGGCCACAGCTTTATCGTCTATATCAATACGCTTTTCAATGTCACTCTCAATGCAACGATTGAAGGGGGCCGTAAAGTTGAATTCAGCCCGCTCGGCACGCCGTACGCGGATAAAAATAATCCTACCGGGATCTCGAGTGAAGGGATTGTCACCCTGACCCGGGGGACCAGCGGCCGGACGGTGCGGATCACCCCCAACACCGGGAGGATCTATTCTCAATGA
- a CDS encoding type II secretion system protein: MKFNNRSGFTLIEAVMIFTLLGILAFGMSAFIVEALQGWVTVSGREAAVGNARRAMDRITRELRRIKKPEDIQTMEPSRIRFLDLDSAAITFEASGTNLLRNSDTLVTGLISPEGLRFTYLGSTGEVAAVKENVRSIRVWLSLGSGPRVATLESAARIRNL, translated from the coding sequence ATGAAATTCAATAATAGATCTGGTTTCACTTTGATCGAAGCGGTGATGATCTTCACCCTGCTCGGCATCCTCGCCTTCGGGATGTCGGCTTTTATCGTCGAAGCGCTGCAAGGCTGGGTCACGGTCAGCGGCCGGGAAGCGGCGGTCGGCAACGCCCGGCGGGCGATGGACCGGATCACCCGGGAGCTCCGCCGGATCAAGAAACCGGAGGACATCCAAACGATGGAGCCCTCGCGGATCCGGTTCCTCGACCTGGACAGCGCGGCGATAACTTTTGAAGCGAGCGGGACAAACCTTTTAAGGAATAGCGACACCCTGGTGACCGGCCTGATCAGCCCCGAAGGGCTCCGCTTCACTTATCTCGGGTCGACCGGCGAGGTCGCCGCGGTCAAGGAAAATGTCCGAAGCATCCGGGTCTGGCTCTCCCTGGGGAGCGGCCCCCGGGTCGCCACGCTGGAATCCGCCGCCAGGATAAGGAACTTATGA
- the pilM gene encoding pilus assembly protein PilM, with translation MGSRSLLGIDLRVTSVKVVEIDRRDSGFTLKNWGMTELPYQLLDKHPQLEDAKADALKKILISNQLRSREAIVVAGGSDTFVKLFSLPGLPRTEAAEAIKWKLAEELPFPIEEAIFDFYPITKGPAFTEKVDYLTACIHRKYYLEAVYILAKAGVKLLGMTVLPDAIQELFRPELVKSADKITSIIYMGKRTTNISIFRQGEFEFNRELNIGGENLTHAMSGVLVSPEGRVELTTEEAERIKVEHGVPVNLDEFPKLGAIPLTQLQAMVRPALEKIQSELARTFEYYKGQTGEGSVNRILLTGGSSLTPHLKEFLSEALGIPITAPEPLPKLNPRLTAALGAALSGGRRLNLLPPEVKYRWKLTALKFLKPQYLVAAFVGALALVYVFFWLQAFTLIHELAAIQKKMEEYRPRIARLDAIEKSSKEQEQRKLTMRTFENKRTKVFRTFEEVSRLIPQSAALNSFNLNGNDIHFWGIVFRQTDTAENLLSRFVLRLSTSPLFEGVGLVQAAKNSDYGTEAFNFEISGKVREK, from the coding sequence ATGGGTTCACGCTCGCTCCTGGGGATCGACTTGAGAGTGACCTCCGTTAAGGTGGTCGAGATCGACCGGCGGGATTCCGGTTTCACCCTGAAAAATTGGGGGATGACCGAGCTCCCCTACCAGTTGCTGGACAAACACCCCCAGCTCGAAGACGCCAAAGCCGACGCCCTGAAAAAAATCCTAATATCCAACCAGCTCCGCTCGCGCGAGGCGATCGTCGTCGCCGGCGGCAGCGACACTTTCGTCAAATTGTTCTCCCTGCCGGGACTCCCCCGGACCGAAGCGGCCGAAGCGATCAAGTGGAAACTGGCCGAAGAGCTCCCCTTTCCGATCGAAGAGGCGATCTTTGACTTCTACCCGATCACCAAGGGGCCTGCTTTCACCGAGAAAGTCGATTACCTGACCGCCTGCATCCACCGTAAATATTACCTGGAAGCCGTCTATATCCTGGCCAAAGCCGGGGTCAAACTGCTCGGGATGACCGTCCTCCCTGACGCCATCCAGGAACTTTTCCGCCCGGAACTGGTCAAGAGCGCGGACAAGATCACCTCGATCATCTACATGGGTAAGAGGACGACGAACATCAGCATCTTCCGCCAGGGGGAATTCGAGTTCAACCGCGAGCTTAACATCGGCGGGGAGAACCTCACCCACGCCATGTCGGGGGTCCTGGTTTCGCCCGAAGGGCGGGTCGAGCTGACGACCGAGGAAGCCGAGCGGATCAAGGTTGAGCACGGCGTGCCGGTCAACCTTGATGAATTCCCCAAGCTCGGCGCTATCCCGCTGACCCAGCTCCAGGCGATGGTCCGCCCCGCCCTGGAAAAGATCCAGAGCGAGCTCGCCCGGACCTTTGAGTACTACAAGGGGCAGACCGGTGAAGGGTCGGTTAACAGGATACTCCTGACCGGCGGCAGTTCGCTCACCCCCCACCTCAAGGAATTCTTAAGCGAAGCGCTCGGCATCCCGATCACCGCCCCGGAACCTCTCCCCAAGCTTAATCCGCGGCTGACCGCCGCTCTCGGGGCCGCTCTCTCCGGCGGCCGCCGGCTCAACCTGCTCCCGCCAGAGGTCAAATACCGCTGGAAATTGACCGCCCTGAAGTTCCTCAAGCCGCAATACCTGGTCGCCGCTTTTGTCGGCGCGCTCGCTCTGGTCTACGTCTTTTTCTGGCTGCAGGCCTTTACTCTGATCCACGAGCTGGCTGCCATCCAGAAAAAAATGGAAGAATACCGGCCGCGCATCGCCCGGCTCGATGCCATCGAAAAATCGTCCAAGGAACAGGAGCAAAGAAAATTGACCATGCGCACCTTTGAGAACAAGCGGACCAAGGTTTTCCGCACCTTCGAAGAGGTCAGCCGTTTGATCCCGCAGAGCGCCGCGCTGAACTCGTTCAACCTCAACGGCAACGACATCCATTTCTGGGGGATCGTCTTCCGGCAGACCGACACGGCCGAGAACCTCCTCTCCCGTTTCGTCCTGCGGCTCTCGACCTCCCCCCTGTTCGAGGGGGTCGGACTGGTCCAGGCGGCCAAGAACAGCGATTACGGGACCGAGGCGTTCAATTTTGAGATCAGCGGGAAGGTCAGGGAGAAATAA
- a CDS encoding secretin N-terminal domain-containing protein, which yields MSNIKRRASNEGLRLGLVLLLVLCLAVPALAAQKEMTNISLAKGKVFLNLKDADVKSVLQIFAKATGVNIVAGDDVKGKVTVTFSGIDPKDGLEAVLRTKGLDWFEDHGTIFISTKKIMRTFYLGNAKPSDLKATLTAVLPAESVVTADDSYNVLVIQTSSDYLPRVEKLIQELDVPPVQVMVEVKMIQITSGLDGNVGVDAKYTRASNPNNYAQTVGQAGKMINADGTANNTAQGLFAHVLSIFSAASFEAYLSALATNQKIDVVASPRLTTLNNKEASILIGQKLPYKTDVVGQTSTTQVVNFLSVGTHLLLTPTVTKNGFIRMRVAPKVSEGTIVGGLPQEDTTETLNEVMVKDGQTFVVGGLIKEKDSTTDYGVPLLMDIPLIGQLFRKSVTKREKNELLVFVTPHIITPEYLDILNKPIEEMTKRSEDSKALIIH from the coding sequence ATGTCAAATATCAAACGTCGAGCATCAAATGAAGGGCTAAGGCTGGGTCTGGTCTTATTGCTGGTCCTCTGTTTGGCCGTCCCGGCCCTGGCGGCTCAAAAGGAGATGACCAATATCAGTCTGGCCAAGGGGAAGGTCTTCCTTAACCTCAAGGACGCCGACGTCAAGTCGGTGCTGCAGATCTTTGCCAAGGCGACCGGCGTCAACATCGTCGCCGGGGACGACGTCAAGGGGAAAGTGACCGTGACTTTCTCCGGCATCGACCCGAAGGACGGCCTGGAGGCGGTCTTGCGGACCAAGGGGCTCGATTGGTTCGAGGACCACGGGACGATCTTCATTTCGACCAAGAAGATCATGCGCACCTTTTACCTGGGCAACGCCAAACCTTCCGACCTGAAAGCGACCCTGACCGCCGTCCTGCCGGCGGAGAGCGTCGTCACCGCCGACGACAGCTACAACGTTTTGGTCATCCAGACCAGCTCCGATTACCTGCCGCGGGTGGAAAAGCTGATCCAGGAATTGGACGTCCCGCCGGTCCAGGTGATGGTCGAGGTCAAGATGATCCAGATCACCAGCGGCCTGGACGGTAATGTCGGCGTCGACGCCAAATACACCCGGGCCTCCAACCCCAACAACTACGCCCAGACCGTGGGCCAGGCCGGCAAGATGATCAACGCTGATGGGACGGCCAACAACACTGCCCAGGGGCTCTTTGCCCACGTCCTCTCGATCTTCTCGGCCGCCAGCTTCGAGGCTTATCTCTCCGCCCTGGCCACTAACCAGAAGATCGATGTCGTCGCTTCACCCCGCCTGACCACCCTCAACAACAAGGAAGCGAGCATCCTGATCGGCCAGAAACTCCCCTACAAAACCGACGTGGTCGGCCAGACCTCTACCACCCAGGTGGTCAATTTCCTCTCGGTCGGCACCCATCTTCTGCTGACGCCGACCGTAACCAAGAACGGTTTTATCAGAATGAGGGTCGCGCCAAAGGTCAGTGAAGGGACCATTGTCGGCGGCTTGCCGCAGGAGGATACGACCGAAACCCTCAACGAGGTCATGGTCAAGGATGGCCAGACTTTCGTCGTCGGCGGACTGATCAAGGAAAAAGACAGCACCACCGACTACGGCGTTCCTCTTTTGATGGACATCCCGCTGATCGGCCAGCTTTTCCGCAAGTCGGTGACCAAACGGGAAAAGAACGAGCTGCTGGTCTTTGTCACGCCGCACATCATCACTCCGGAATACCTGGATATCTTGAACAAACCGATCGAAGAGATGACCAAGCGGTCGGAAGACTCAAAAGCGCTGATTATTCACTAG